A genomic window from Scophthalmus maximus strain ysfricsl-2021 chromosome 17, ASM2237912v1, whole genome shotgun sequence includes:
- the tmem205 gene encoding transmembrane protein 205: MATEGEPTDLIKVLHLLALSFSWGMQVWVSFIAGFALVQQVTLHTFGLVQSKLFPVYFYCLLGSNLVSLAVFAVYHPRELLDWHESVQMVLYVVALITAGLNAQWFGPAATDVMFQLREVEQEHGLGNHIGLGGQKEAYAKLKEQDPKYRARKRTFGRYHGLSNLCNLIGFLCTTVNLIYTALNLSTV; encoded by the exons ATGGCAACGGAGGGGGAGCCGACGGACCTGATCAAAGTGCTGCACCTCCTTgcgctctccttctcctgggGCATGCAGGTCTGGGTCTCCTTCATCGCAG GTTTTGCGTTGGTGCAGCAGGTGACTCTGCACACCTTTGGCCTGGTGCAGAGTAAACTCTTCCCTGTGTACTTCTACTGCCTGCTGGGCAGCAACCTGGTCAGCCTGGCTGTGTTCGCCGTGTATCACCCGAGGGAGCTGCTGGACTGGCATGAGAGTGTGCAG ATGGTTCTGTACGTTGTGGCGTTGATCACGGCCGGTCTGAACGCCCAGTGGTTTGGCCCGGCGGCCACAGATGTCATGTTCCAGCTGagggaggtggagcaggagcaTGGCCTGGGGAACCACATCGGCCTGGGTGGCCAGAAAGAGGCGTACGCCAAGCTCAAAGAGCAGGACCCCAAGTACAGAGCGCGCAAGCGCACGTTCGGCCGCTACCACGGGTTGTCCAATCTCTGCAACCTGATCGGGTTCCTCTGCACCACAGTCAATCTGATCTACACAGCTCTGAATCTATCCACCGTTTAG
- the cnn1b gene encoding calponin-1, which translates to MSTHFRSGPAFGLSAEVKSKLAGKYDPQKEEELRLWIQDVTGKKIGDHFMESLKDGVLLCELINVLEPGSVRKISNSSQNWHQLENIGNFVRAITEYGLRPNDIFEANDLFENVNHTQVQCTLITLAGMAKSKGFHSKYDLGVKYAEKQQRRFAPEKLREGRNVIGLQMGTNKLASQKGMTSYGTRRHLYDSKIGMDNPLDQSTISLQMGTNKGASQSGMTAPGTRRHIFDKKLELENCDTTTISLQMGTNKVASQQGMTSYGLPRQVYDNKYCTNPTESFDNGGEAEFDGYAQYSD; encoded by the exons CTCGCAGGGAAGTACGACCCCCagaaggaagaggagctgaggcTGTGGATTCAGGACGTGACTGGCAAGAAGATAGGAGACCACTTCATGGAGAGTCTGAAGGACGGAGTCCTGTTGTGCGA ACTCATTAATGTTCTCGAGCCAGGTTCTGTGAGAAAGATCAGCAACTCCAGTCAAAACTGGCACCAG CTGGAAAACATCGGGAATTTTGTCCGTGCGATCACCGAGTACGGCCTGAGGCCAAATGACATCTTTGAGGCCAACGATCTGTTTGAGAATGTCAACCACACTCAGGTCCAGTGCACGCTCATCACTCTGGCTGGAATG gcCAAGTCCAAAGGTTTCCACTCCAAGTACGACTTGGGAGTGAAGTACGCCGAGAAGCAGCAGCGGCGCTTCGCCCCGGAGAAGCTGAGGGAGGGACGCAACGTCATCGGCCTGCAG ATGGGCACCAACAAGCTCGCCAGCCAAAAGGGCATGACCTCTTATGGCACACGGCGCCATCTGTATGATTCCAAGATAGGCATGGACAACCCGCTGGACCAGTCGACTATCAGCCTACAGATGGGCACCAACAAGGGAGCCAGCCAG TCTGGCATGACAGCTCCGGGGACCAGGAGGCACATCTTTGACAagaagctggagctggagaactgtgacaccaccaccatctcccTGCAGATGGGCACCAACAAAGTGGCCTCCCAGCAGGGCATGACCTCCTACGGCCTGCCGCGCCAGGTCTACGACAACAAGTACTGCACCAACCCCACCGAGAGCTTCGACAACGGGGGCGAGGCGGAGTTCGACGGCTATGCCCAGTActcagattaa
- the elof1 gene encoding transcription elongation factor 1 homolog translates to MGRRKSKRKPPPKKKMTGNLDTQFTCPFCNHEKSCDVKMERTRNTGIISCSVCLEEFQTPITYLSEPVDVYSDWIDACEAANQ, encoded by the exons ATGGGGCGCAGGAAGTCCAAGAGGAAGCCTCCTCCCAAGAAGAAAATGACGGGTAACCTGGACACGCAGTTCACTTGCCCGTTCTGCAACCACGAGAAATCCTGTGATGTCAAAAT GGAACGAACCCGCAACACAGGAATTATATCATGCAGTGTTTGCTTGGAGGAGTTCCAGACTCCAATAACCT ACCTGTCCGAGCCGGTGGATGTTTACAGTGACTGGATCGATGCCTGTGAGGCAGCCAATCAGTAG